The Hevea brasiliensis isolate MT/VB/25A 57/8 chromosome 1, ASM3005281v1, whole genome shotgun sequence genome has a window encoding:
- the LOC131176536 gene encoding PRA1 family protein F2-like codes for MASYGAIQRPSATPRSVTTVDSSDLRDSTTGTNWNDFNRAEFKLACPFEIPSSPEAAALRIIRNLGHFALYYTHFVWIILFITLIPQRKVSLILFVIMTYVGSLYLLLLSAVPSSNIIHKILDKRLVLPVIVVATMVELVLTHAGLHLLLTLAGSLPVVLVHAVLWVIEDFSVEEESYGRRGGDGPSGELLPLVQESSVMV; via the coding sequence ATGGCCAGCTATGGAGCAATTCAGAGGCCAAGCGCCACCCCAAGATCAGTCACCACAGTTGATTCCAGTGACCTCAGAGATTCAACAACAGGAACAAATTGGAACGACTTCAACCGTGCAGAATTCAAACTGGCTTGTCCCTTTGAAATCCCTTCAAGCCCAGAAGCAGCTGCTCTAAGAATCATTAGAAACCTGGGCCATTTTGCGTTATATTATACTCATTTTGTTTGGATTATACTGTTCATTACCCTAATCCCACAGCGAAAGGTGTCTTTAATATTGTTTGTGATCATGACCTATGTGGGATCTCTGTACCTGTTACTGTTAAGTGCAGTGCCAAGTTCTAATATTATTCATAAGATTTTGGACAAAAGATTGGTGCTTCCTGTGATAGTTGTTGCAACTATGGTTGAGCTTGTCCTGACACATGCTGGTTTACATCTTCTTTTGACGTTGGCTGGTTCTTTGCCTGTCGTTTTGGTTCATGCTGTTTTGTGGGTTATAGAGGATTTTTCTGTTGAGGAAGAGAGTTATGGTCGTCGTGGTGGTGATGGTCCTTCAGGGGAGTTGCTTCCTCT